In one Halictus rubicundus isolate RS-2024b unplaced genomic scaffold, iyHalRubi1_principal scaffold0532, whole genome shotgun sequence genomic region, the following are encoded:
- the LOC143364421 gene encoding uncharacterized protein LOC143364421, with protein sequence METTTPEVSKVAIRIPPFWPEQPELWFRQIEAQFALNGITADTTKFYYILSQLEPKYAVEVQDIFINPPEANKYGTLRSELLKRLSATQGKRIRQLLEQEEIGDRTPSQFLRHMRNLAGTTVSDEFLRTLWS encoded by the coding sequence ATGGAGACAACGACGCCAGAAGTCAGCAAGGTCGCCATCAGGATCCCACCTTTCTGGCCTGAGCAACCCGAACTGTGGTTCCGCCAAATCGAGGCACAGTTCGCCCTAAACGGGATTACAGCTgacacgacaaaattttattacatactGTCTCAGCTCGAGCCCAAATACGCGGTGGAAGTGcaggacatttttataaacccACCGGAGGCCAACAAGTATGGGACACTAAGGTCCGAACTTCTGAAGAGGCTGTCGGCGACCCAAGGAAAAAGGATCCGGCAGCTGCTGGAGCAGGAGGAAATAGGCGACCGAACCCCGTCGCAATTCTTACGCCATATGCGGAACCTCGCAGGTACCACAGTCAGCGACGAgttcctgcggaccctgtggtcag